The Salvelinus fontinalis isolate EN_2023a chromosome 24, ASM2944872v1, whole genome shotgun sequence genome has a segment encoding these proteins:
- the oafa gene encoding out at first protein homolog yields MFGSCVPPVSARINAFLWALIFLTTFGLCSELKVRVRLADGQITEEVLEADSEKDSITLEFKQEDGTLITFVADFKQHVKIFRALILGELERGQSQYQALCFISRLNHNEFIPSESMARLRQKNPRSIRTAEERRGLDQLTMNVAVNLSQAWQLSSHIHNMCSEAREAIYTRERDVKHWLERGVEGSMFEILPQSVDVVPDLLSCRSTRDLWQPCSCSFSLRLEWYPCLLKYCRNRDTTGKGSPYKCGIKSCSKGYQFTYYVPHKQLCLWDEET; encoded by the exons ATGTTTGGGAGTTGTGTTCCACCGGTTTCAGCTCGAATAAATGCATTTCTCTGGGCACTAATATTTTTAACAACGTTCGGACTTTGTTCAGAGCTGAAAGTTCGTGTTCGTTTAGCTGATGGACAAATCACCGAGGAAGTTCTAGAAGCAGACAGTGAAAAAGACTCCATCACACTTGAGTTCAAACAGGAAGATGGAACTCTCATAACATTTGTCGCTGACTTCAAACAG CATGTGAAGATCTTCCGGGCGCTCATCCTTGGGGAGCTGGAGAGGGGCCAGAGCCAGTACCAGGCCCTGTGCTTCATCTCGCGCCTCAACCACAACGAGTTCATCCCCAGCGAGTCCATGGCCCGACTCAGACAG AAAAACCCTCGATCCATTCGCACGGCGGAGGAGAGGCGGGGCCTGGACCAGCTGACCATGAATGTGGCGGTGAACCTGAGCCAGGCGTGGCAGCTCAGCAGCCACATCCACAACATGTGCAGCGAGGCCCGGGAGGCGATCTACACCCGGGAGAGGGACGTCAAACATTGGCTGGAGAGAG GAGTGGAGGGCTCCATGTTTGAGATCCTGCCCCAGTCGGTGGACGTGGTCCCGGACCTGCTGTCGTGCCGCTCTACGAGAGACCTGTGGCAGCCCTGCTCCTGCAGCTTCAGCCTGCGTCTGGAGTGGTATCCCTGCCTGCTCAAGTACTGCCGCAACCGCGACACGACAGGCAAAGGCAGCCCCTACAAGTGCGGCATCAAGAGCTGCAGCAAAGGCTACCAATTCACCTACTATGTCCCCCacaaacagctctgtctctgggATGAGGAGACTTAG